A genome region from Leptodactylus fuscus isolate aLepFus1 chromosome 6, aLepFus1.hap2, whole genome shotgun sequence includes the following:
- the U2AF1L4 gene encoding splicing factor U2AF 26 kDa subunit, whose translation MAEYLASIFGTEKDKVNCSFYFKIGACRHGDRCSRLHNKPTFSQTIVLLNLYRNPQNTAQSANGSHSLVSDVEVQEHYDDFFEEVFTEVEQKYGEIEEMNICDNLGDHLVGNVYVKFRREEDAERALVELNNRWFNGQAIHAELSPVTDFRESCCRQYEMGECNRGGFCNFMHLKPISSALRRQLYGRGRNRQVGAKHHSPKRFSNDRHRPNRDGGGGGGGRRRSRSPRHRHGRF comes from the exons ATGGCGGAGTACTTGGCATCGATTTTCGGGACTGAGAAGGATAA GGTAAACTGTTCCTTCTATTTCAAGATCGGAGCGTGCCGCCATGGAGACCGCTGCTCCCGACTCCACAACAAGCCAACGTTCAGCCAG ACGATCGTCCTCTTGAATCTTTATCGGAACCCCCAGAACACGGCGCAGAGCGCAAATGGCTCCCACT cTCTGGTCAGCGACGTAGAGGTGCAGGAACATTATGACGACTTCTTTGAG GAGGTGTTCACTGAAGTGGAGCAGAAATACGGAGAGATCGAGGAGATGAATATCTGTGACAACCTCGGGGATCACCTTGTGGGCAACGTCTACGTCAAG TTTCGCCGAGAAGAAGACGCCGAACGCGCCCTGGTGGAGCTGAACAACCGCTGGTTCAACGGGCAGGCCATCCACGCCGAGCTGTCGCCGGTCACTGACTTCAGGGAGTCCTGCTGCCGTCAGTACGAGATGGG CGAATGTAACCGCGGCGGATTCTGTAACTTTATGCACCTGAAGCCAATATCCAGCGCTCTGCGGCGACAGCTGTACGGCCGAGGCCGCAACAGACA GGTCGGAGCCAAACACCACTCTCCAAAGCGCTTCTCGAACGACAGGCACCGGCCTAACcgagacggaggaggaggaggtggaggacgcCGCCGCTCTCGCTCCCCACGACACAGACACGGCCGCTTCTAA
- the LOC142208988 gene encoding G protein-activated inward rectifier potassium channel 3-like, producing the protein MTRTEYQRGVHTPPLGKSAVSITMPGVAEGSDTDKGGGQEPNGRCSGMGQPRQVLAYLPRPPTDTSRYRSFPQKPECVVVPTYTAEPKPTPVHPQLPLPDIMPRSAYKRHMSTTDIVYSYPGRPRPSVCISSDLPKYRRNSLRDGGAGNGRWYPRHAISVPDITHGPRYMPPRLFSTPVAGPERPKQRCKLMEAELHQGKTSTQRERQRYVAKDGKCQVNLGRIEEKGRFLSDIFTTIVDLKYRWFLFVFMMCYIVTWFFFATVYYLDAFWRLDLLNFDNDDWEPCFQNVDSFTSALLFSVETQRTIGYGSRMVTANCQEGVYLIMAQSIVGSMIDALMVGCMFVKISRPKKRAQTLIFSQNCVVCPRDERLCLMFRIGDLRDSHMVDAKIRAKLIKSRQTYEGEFLPLEQSEINLGYETGEDRLFLVEPQVICHVIDDNSPFWEMGPQQLLREQFEIIVILEGIVEATGMTCQAKSSYLENEIIWGHRFEPCMTLEKGAFRVDYKRFHKTFEVQLPRCSAKEMEEMRELEGSEFSFYWENGDFLTGRRHTMTDKGEDEEAEEDKTQGERFSERSGRLIGNIAEERSSDFNGSDYNL; encoded by the exons ATGACgagaacagaatatcagcgcggCGTCCACACCCCACCACTGGGCAAGTCAGCGGTCAGCATCACAATGCCTGGGGTGGCCGAGGGCTCCGATACAGACAAAGGAGGAGGCCAGGAACCCAATGGGAGGTGTTCGGGAATGGGGCAGCCCAGGCAAGTCCTGGCCTACCTTCCCCGACCCCCCACAGACACCAGTCGGTACCGGAGCTTTCCCCAAAAG CCAGAATGTGTGGTGGTCCCAACGTATACCGCAGAGCCAAAGCCAACCCCGGTACACCCTCAACTACCCCTTCCGGATATAATGCCGCGCAGTGCGTACAAACGTCACATGAGCACCACCGACATTGTATACTCCTACCCGGGACGGCCACGTCCAAGTGTCTGTATCTCATCTGACCTGCCCAAGTACCGTCGAAATTCCCTCAGAGACGGTGGAGCCGGCAATGGTCGCTGGTACCCTCGGCATGCCATCAGCGTACCCGATATCACTCACGGGCCTAGATACATGCCGCCACGTTTGTTTTCTACCCCAGTGGCGGGACCCGAACGGCCAAAGCAACGGTGCAAGCTGATGGAAGCAGAACTCCACCAAGGAAAGACGTCAACCCAGCGAGAGCGCCAGAGGTACGTGGCCAAAGACGGCAAGTGCCAGGTCAACTTGGGTCGCATAGAAGAGAAGGGACGTTTCCTCTCGGACATTTTCACCACCATCGTAGACCTCAAGTATCGCTGGTTCCTGTTCGTCTTCATGATGTGCTACATCGTCACCTGGTTCTTCTTTGCGACCGTCTACTATCTGGACGCGTTTTGGCGTCTTGATTTACTCAACTTCGACAACGATGACTGGGAACCTTGCTTCCAGAACGTGGACAGCTTCACGTCCGCGCTCCTCTTCTCCGTAGAAACCCAACGCACCATCGGCTACGGCTCCCGCATGGTGACCGCCAACTGCCAAGAAGGCGTCTATCTCATCATGGCCCAGTCCATCGTGGGCTCCATGATCGACGCCCTCATGGTGGGATGTATGTTTGTTAAGATTTCGCGACCCAAGAAGAGAGCGCAGACGCTGATCTTTAGCCAGAACTGTGTGGTCTGCCCGAGGGATGAAAGGCTTTGTCTTATGTTCCGGATTGGGGACCTACGGGATAGTCACATGGTGGACGCTAAAATAAGGGCCAAGCTCATCAAGTCCCGGCAGACGTATGAAGGAGAATTCCTCCCGCTGGAGCAGTCGGAGATCAACCTCGGCTATGAGACCGGAGAGGACAGGCTGTTCCTGGTGGAGCCGCAggttatctgccatgtcatcgACGACAACAGTCCCTTCTGGGAGATGGGGCCGCAGCAGCTGCTCCGAGAACAGTTCGAGATCATTGTCATATTGGAGGGGATCGTGGAGGCGACAG GAATGACCTGCCAGGCCAAGAGCTCCTACCTCGAGAACGAGATCATCTGGGGCCATCGCTTCGAGCCCTGCATGACCCTGGAGAAAGGAGCTTTCCGGGTGGACTATAAGCGCTTCCACAAGACCTTCGAGGTCCAGCTTCCCCGCTGCAGCGCCAAGGAGATGGAGGAGATGCGGGAGCTCGAGGGCTCGGAGTTCAGCTTCTACTGGGAAAACGGCGACTTCTTAACCGGCCGCAGGCACACGATGACGGACAAAGGTGAGGATGAAGAGGCGGAGGAGGATAAGACTCAGGGGGAGAGGTTCTCAGAACGCAGCGGGAGATTGATCGGAAATATCGCCGAAGAGCGAAGCTCGGACTTCAATGGCAGCGACTACAACCTGTAA
- the PSENEN gene encoding gamma-secretase subunit PEN-2 encodes MNLERVPNEEKLQLCRKYYLGGFALLPFLWLVNVTWFFKEAFFKPAYTEQPQIQSYVKRSAFGLFVWVVILTTWISIYQTHRAGWGATGDYLSFTIPLGIP; translated from the exons ATGAACCTGGAGCGGGTCCCCAATGAGGAGAAGCTGCAGCTGTGTAGAAAGTATTACCTGG GGGGATTTGCTCTGCTGCCGTTCCTTTGGCTTGTTAACGTCACGTGGTTCTTCAAGGAAGCGTTCTTCAAGCCGGCGTACACTGAGCAGCCCCAGATCCAGAGCT ATGTGAAGCGCTCTGCCTTTGGCCTCTTCGTCTGGGTGGTCATCCTCACAACGTGGATCAGCATCTACCAGACGCATCGCGCAGGCTGGGGGGCCACCGGTGACTACCTCTCCTTCACTATACCTCTAGGCATCCCCTGA